The following are encoded together in the Anopheles nili chromosome 3, idAnoNiliSN_F5_01, whole genome shotgun sequence genome:
- the LOC128722596 gene encoding uncharacterized protein LOC128722596, producing the protein MAHDGMSRSNFARSQSKVWFGNGPDSGPSYGGFRPYGFHLHSGPISRPAFHDLDEEDELIEEEEPRQQLSQRDTSTIGAKSWAETNRQGSPASHKSQDSGFSDTETSPNAGGGPAKVGVNESQTTSESKLTPKRTVNEELFTRSPSLNSTVPTPPTVIRRPVPAPPREDDGAGMLASGRRLSFDDESESQRIPPESPRNVSLKRGRVITKNSRVKRNLSDQLSSTSEEMISLDSSELSSILAGTVPSGPESLPTPITESRGSELPTYGDLYPTRGTSTPIKDQAKLYRSLPLSPSHRSYAPVRPVVAPSGVENFFDDPTDSTTCNSEHALSYTIYDNPLLNGHQPAVQGWLDGLRFSCHSEVQSILQTKSIAAEASRSLRLTSAVAVKIVRHLQDKVTSLQGAFERVEKLFAGVTRTSQDLTEDEELELVFRQVGPSVQELATNIEAFVAKQQRVDYFGREASGRDDRRKFAENTRALADMTADLRLAAGNSEAFDHRAVEEEIQIVKRYFLITVRLIFKHLVRVIVDAVEAARCEMILRSNLSYVASLSNLDYGGLASLNDAFIANGTVRVLLLVCVESRLSSVRALALRALATVCSTTESIRQLERADGLEVLRDILVASESDNRAEPELREAVSVLTQITAPWHGEEHRLEGLKQHVHAIVEAITEIITKTCCCQTLLLCSASLNNMTRIEPTSVYSLMSQDTVGRLKVATEQRGPGASIFLYEQYTSTLYNMSANWKCHHHLAGRPLLTFLVTVLGQKFHERMPTRVESEAQRKTIRNILHVLARLLGGGSLASGASLELIESTIVPVLARIERTMDGDSEHGRDVSSVSRRCTESLASRTNGGLGAVKDEGEPVQVAPLHVTRLTIRRDPVQGPVMVLDQNRQESYV; encoded by the exons atggcacacgaTGGT ATGTCACGCTCGAATTTTGCACGCTCGCAAAGCAAAGTGTGGTTCGGAAATGGACCCGACAGTGGCCCATCGTACGGGGGTTTCCGACCGTACGGGTTTCACCTTCACAGTGGGCCAATCTCACGGCCTGCATTTCACGATCTCGACGAAGAGGACGAGCTGATCGAGGAGGAGGAACCGCGGCAACAGTTGAGCCAACGGGACACCAGCACGATCGGTGCTAAAAGCTGGGCTGAAACGAACCGTCAAGGAAGTCCTGCGAGTCACAAAAGTCAG GACTCGGGCTTTTCCGACACGGAAACATCCCCAAACGCGGGTGGCGGTCCGGCCAAGGTTGGCGTGAATGAAAGCCAAACCACATCCGAGAGCAAGCTCACACCAAAGAGAACCGTGAACGAGGAGTTGTTCACACGATCACCTTCCCTCAACAGCACCGTACCGACACCACCAACTGTGATCCGGCGGCCAGTTCCGGCACCACCCAGAGAAGACGATGGAGCTGGAATGCTTGCGTCAGGACGACGACTCTCGTTCGACGATGAGTCAGAATCACAACGAATCCCTCCCGAAAGCCCTCGAAATGTATCGCTCAAGCGTGGTCGCGTGATTACGAAAAACAGCCGCGTAAAGCGCAATCTCAGCGATCAATTGAGCTCCACAAGCGAGGAAATGATCTCCCTTGACAGCAGCGAATTGTCGAGCATCCTCGCCGGGACGGTGCCATCTGGGCCGGAATCCTTGCCGACACCGATCACGGAAAGTCGTGGGAGTGAGTTGCCAACGTATGGCGATCTTTACCCAACCCGAGGCACGTCAACACCGATCAAAGACCAAGCGAAACTGTATCGATCGCTACCACTCTCACCATCACACCGATCGTATGCTCCCGTTCGACCTGTTGTAGCGCCCTCTGGTGTGGAAAACTTCTTCGACGATCCCACGGATAGTACCACGTGCAATAGTGAGCATGCGCTCAGCTACACGATCTACGATAATCCACTGTTGAACGGACATCAACCTGCCGTACAGGGCTGGCTAGATGGGTTACGGTTCTCGTGCCACTCCGAGGTGCAATCGATTCTACAGACGAAGTCGATCGCAGCTGAAGCGAGTCGATCACTTCGGTTAACGTCCGCTGTGGCGGTGAAAATCGTGCGGCATCTGCAGGACAAAGTGACCTCGTTGCAGGGAGCGTTCGAGCGCGTTGAGAAGCTATTTGCTGGTGTGACTAGGACCTCGCAGGACCTCACGGAGGACGAAGAACTGGAGCTTGTGTTCCGTCAGGTAGGACCGTCCGTACAGGAGCTGGCCACGAACATCGAAGCGTTCGTGGCGAAACAACAGCGCGTGGACTATTTCGGCCGTGAAGCTTCCGGTAGAGATGATCGACGGAAGTTCGCCGAAAACACGCGTGCCCTCGCGGACATGACAGCGGATCTACGGTTGGCGGCTGGAAACAGTGAAGCGTTTGATCACCGAGCGGTGGAGGAGGAGATTCAGATCGTGAAGCGATACTTCTTGATCACGGTGCGGTTGATCTTCAAACATCTCGTGCGCGTGATCGTTGATGCCGTCGAGGCAGCTCGGTGTGAGATGATTCTGCGATCGAACTTGAGCTATGTGGCGAGTCTGTCGAACCTGGACTACGGAGGTTTGGCCTCGTTAAATGACGCATTTATTGCGAACGGCACCGTAcgggtgttgctgctggtttgcGTCGAATCACGGTTGTCTTCTGTGCGAGCTCTCGCTCTAAGGGCGTTGGCTACGGTTTGTTCCACGACGGAATCAATCCGACAACTCGAGCGTGCTGATGGACTAGAGGTCCTGCGGGATATCCTGGTGGCGAGTGAATCCGACAACAGGGCTGAACCCGAGCTGCGAGAGGCCGTATCGGTGTTAACGCAGATCACAGCACCCTGGCACGGAGAGGAACATCGACTCGAGGGTCTAAAACAGCACGTTCACGCTATCGTCGAAGCGATCACCG AGATCATCACGAAGACGTGCTGCTGCCAGACGTTGCTGCTTTGCTCGGCCAGCCTGAACAACATGACGCGCATCGAACCGACGTCGGTTTACTCGCTGATGTCGCAGGATACGGTCGGTCGGCTGAAGGTGGCCACCGAACAGCGTGGTCCGGGTGCATCCATCTTCCTTTAC GAACAATACACCTCGACGCTCTACAACATGTCCGCCAACTGGAAGTGCCATCACCATCTCGCTGGACGGCCTCTGCTCACCTTCCTCGTGACTGTACTCGGTCAAAAGTTCCACGAGCGAATGCCAACACGCGTGGAGTCCGAGGCGCAACGCAAGACGATCCGCAACATCCTACACGTGTTGGCGCGACTGCTCGGGGGTGGTAGCCTTGCGTCGGGCGCATCCCTCGAGCTGATCGAGTCCACCATTGTGCCGGTGTTGGCGAGAATCGAACGCACGATGGACGGTGACAGTGAGCACGGTCGGGACGTTTCGTCCGTTAGCCGTCGGTGCACGGAGAGTTTGGCCTCGCGGACGAATGGTGGTTTGGGGGCGGTGAAGGACGAAGGAGAACCGGTGCAGGTGGCTCCACTTCACGTGACGCGGCTCACCATCCGACGGGATCCGGTGCAGGGACCGGTCATGGTGCTGGACCAGAACCGACAGGAGAGTTACGTCTGA